The following coding sequences are from one Lycium ferocissimum isolate CSIRO_LF1 unplaced genomic scaffold, AGI_CSIRO_Lferr_CH_V1 ctg1020, whole genome shotgun sequence window:
- the LOC132041434 gene encoding uncharacterized protein LOC132041434, translating to MAMNIELSSETKQEEMQVAIKVDADVQENEVLEAKTKTVDPVELTKPALDSAGESGTSTAEAHEKSSNQILKAPEEDSTRSIRSEVQTLLSLLLTVMVFIAGGAYAALLNFHEVFPHVEHVKIVNLSILELLTFPSAAVEGFLFLSAATITFISSMLVILSALCLICGKWAWGPSLATLILFVIAAMFLSFFAMLNKLVPHFIIVGRGHAKVPGVIIVIFYSIYVMILLPILVVIVQRVIYGIRTCKIVKFVMQTENSEKRHDGAVEKNG from the exons ATGGCTATGAACATTGAGTTGTCCTCTGAAACCAAACAAGAAGAAATGCAGGTGGCAATAAAGGTCGATGCGGACGTTCAAGAAAATGAGGTCCTTGAG GCCAAGACAAAAACAGTAGATCCAGTTGAACTCACAAAGCCCGCCTTAGATTCCGCTGGTGAAAGTGGCACAAGCACCGCAGAGGCCCACGAAAAGTCTAGCAATCAGATATTGAAAGCACCAGAGGAGGATTCTACAAGATCAATAAGGAGTGAAGTGCAAACATTATTGTCTTTGTTGTTAACAGTCATGGTGTTTATTGCAGGAGGGGCATATGCAGCTcttcttaattttcatgaagttTTTCCTCACGTAGAACATGTCAAGATTGTGAACCTTAGCATCCTTGAGTTGTTGACATTTCCAAGTGCTGCAGTAGAAGGTTTTCTTTTCCTTAGTGCGGCCACAATCACATTCATATCAAGCATGTTGGTGATTTTGTCTGCCTTGTGCCTGATCTGTGGGAAATGGGCATGGGGCCCTTCATTGGCAACCTTAATCTTGTTTGTAATAGCGGCAATGTTTCTTAGTTTTTTTGCTATGCTGAATAAGCTTGTTCCGCACTTCATCATAGTAGGCAGAGGCCATGCCAAAGTTCCAGGAGTTATAATTGTTATATTCTACAGTATATACGTGATGATTCTTTTACCTATATTGGTAGTTATTGTTCAAAGGGTAATTTATGGAATTCGTACATGTAAGATAGTGAAGTTTGTGATGCAGACTGAGAATTCAGAAAAAAGACATGACGGGGCTGTGGAAAAGAATGGCTAG
- the LOC132041439 gene encoding uncharacterized protein LOC132041439, which produces MAMNTELSSETKQEEMLLAIKVDEDIQVNEILEIKTKIIDPGELTNDALDSPGEGGTITAEAHEKSSNWILKEPEGDSTRSIRNEVQTLLSLLLTVMVFIAGGAYAALLNFHEVFPHVEHVKIVKLSILELFTFPSATVEGFLFISAATITFISSMLVILSALCLICGKWAWGPSLATLILFVIAAMFLSFFAMLNKLVPHFITVGGSHAKVPGVLIVVFYSLYMMVLILILAVIVQRVIHEIRTCKIMKLCKTKA; this is translated from the exons ATGGCTATGAACACTGAGTTGTCCTCTGAAACCAAACAAGAAGAAATGCTGTTGGCAATAAAGGTTGATGAGGACATTCAAGTCAATGAGATCCTTGAG ATCAAGACAAAAATAATTGATCCAGGGGAACTCACAAATGACGCCTTAGATTCGCCTGGTGAAGGTGGCACAATCACTGCAGAGGCCCACGAAAAATCTAGCAATTGGATATTGAAAGAACCAGAGGGGGATTCTACGAGATCAATAAGGAATGAAGTGCAAACTTTATTGTCTTTGTTGTTAACGGTCATGGTGTTTATCGCAGGAGGGGCATATGCGGCTcttcttaattttcatgaagttTTTCCTCATGTAGAGCATGTCAAGATTGTGAAACTCAGCATCCTTGAGTTGTTCACATTTCCAAGTGCTACAGTAGAAGGTTTTCTTTTCATTAGTGCGGCCACAATCACATTCATATCAAGCATGTTGGTGATTTTGTCTGCCTTGTGCCTGATCTGTGGGAAATGGGCATGgggcccttcattggcgacttTAATCTTGTTTGTAATAGCGGCAATGTTTCTTAGTTTCTTTGCTATGCTGAATAAGCTTGTTCCGCACTTCATCACAGTAGGTGGAAGCCATGCCAAAGTTCCAGGAGTTCTAATTGTAGTCTTCTACAGTTTATACATGATGGTTCTTATCCTTATATTGGCAGTTATTGTTCAAagggtaattcatgaaattcgTACATGTAAAATAATGAAGTTGTGTAAGACAAAAGCTTAA
- the LOC132041433 gene encoding uncharacterized protein LOC132041433, translating to MAVLEELPIKKRAPQGAIIERLLLDCPLENARSRTRSRNAKEIYFDEATVNQFSRNPTFAYGNKYSVRCYNGFHLDDKIGHAKGASLTIVYISYFNTNLMIIASLPHNFRIQLPNSSLQLPIATCHLQDYWAYNSVLFNLDVAEPSSKHQQHHQNLMVSVGDPNVTKSSDISSFRSCSVSTLKSLRHLPLSSYSNTRGDEIPKQAGVGKFKDITKNNFNCSAVHASRNETGRSRLNTNAALKVKKEYVLLPAATLLATVLFTAACRFPRFITRANYIYDYDTGRIVQGERDSTITSSFILFNSTGFIVSLAIVISILRGFPLKPWPQISVSMLFGSYMCLIMKILPWESWLVFFLSVPLLVLAAAGKLCDFAQ from the exons ATGGCTGTATTGGAAGAGCTGCCCATAAAGAAGAGAGCTCCACAAGGCGCAATTATTGAGCGATTATTATTGGACTGTCCACTGGAAAATGCCCGCTCACGGACTAGG TCTCGTAACGCAAAAGAAATATACTTTGACGAAGCAACGGTGAACCAATTCTCTCGAAATCCTACATTTGCCTATGGAAACAAGTACTCTGTTCGATGCTATAATGGCTTCCATCTTGATGACAAAATTGGTCACGCTAAGGGAGCTTCACTCACCATTGTCTACATCTCATACTTTAACACCAATTTGATGATCATTGCATCGTTGCCCCACAACTTTCGGATTCAGCTTCCCAACAGTTCTTTGCAATTGCCAATTGCAACGTGTCATCTTCAGGATTATTGGGCTTACAACTCGGTTTTATTTAATTTGGATGTGGCTGAACCATCTTCCAAgcaccaacaacatcatcag AATTTAATGGTATCTGTTGGTGATCCAAATGTCACGAAGTCTTCGGACATCAGCTCTTTCCGATCATGTTCAGTTAGCACTTTAAAAAGCTTGCGCCATCTACCTCTTTCTAGTTATAGCAACACAAGAGGAGACGAGATTCCTAAGCAGGCTGGAGTTGGCAAGTTCAAAGACATAACGAAGAATAACTTCAATTGCTCAGCAGTACATGCTTCTAGGAATGAGACGGGAAGATCGCGTTTAAACACCAATGCTGCCCTCAAAGTGAAGAAAGAATATGTTCTATTACCCGCAGCTACTCTATTAGCTACTGTTTTGTTTACAGCAGCTTGCCGCTTCCCGCGCTTCATTACGAGGGCTAATTACATCTATGACTATGACACAGGTCGAATTGTTCAAGGGGAAAGAGATTCCACTATCACGTCATCATTCATATTATTTAACTCAACAGGTTTCATAGTATCGTTAGCCATTGTTATCTCCATTCTACGCGGTTTTCCACTGAAACCATGGCCTCAAATCTCAGTATCTATGTTGTTTGGCTCCTACATGTGCTTGATCATGAAAATATTACCATGGGAATCCTGGCTTGTATTCTTCCTTTCCGTCCCATTACTAGTATTAGCAGCAGCAGGAAAACTGTGCGACTTTGCTCAGTAG